In Halapricum desulfuricans, a single window of DNA contains:
- a CDS encoding ABC transporter ATP-binding protein, with protein sequence MGPDIELTGLTKHFGDVIALDGVDLTVETGEIFGFLGPNGAGKSTTIDTLLDFVRPTAGSARVLGMDAQEDTLEIRRRTGVLPDAYQVYGRLTGRQHVQFAIDSKGTDDEPLALLDRVGIADAADRPAGGYSKGMRQRLVLAMALVGEPEILILDEPSTGLDPNGAREMRQLIREENERGATVFFSSHILEQVEAICDRVAILNEGRIVTVDTIAGLRDTAGTATQLTIRVDAVPEDSIEAIEVLEGVHSVTATGTTVTVRIEDGSKTAILDVLESAGAEVLDFSTAETSLEELFAQFTTEPRREATDAIQDAAVQPDTEDGSAEVAR encoded by the coding sequence ATGGGACCTGATATTGAACTCACAGGATTGACCAAGCACTTCGGTGACGTAATCGCGCTCGACGGCGTCGATCTCACCGTCGAGACGGGCGAGATTTTCGGGTTCCTCGGGCCCAACGGGGCCGGCAAGTCGACGACGATCGACACCTTGCTGGACTTCGTCCGCCCGACGGCCGGCTCGGCGCGCGTCCTCGGGATGGACGCTCAGGAAGACACCCTCGAGATCCGGCGACGGACCGGCGTCCTGCCGGACGCTTACCAGGTCTACGGCCGCCTGACCGGTCGCCAGCACGTCCAGTTCGCGATCGACTCCAAGGGGACAGACGACGAGCCGCTGGCCCTGCTGGACCGGGTCGGTATCGCCGACGCGGCCGACCGGCCCGCCGGCGGCTACTCCAAGGGGATGCGCCAGCGGCTCGTCCTCGCGATGGCGCTGGTCGGCGAACCCGAGATCCTGATTCTCGACGAGCCCTCGACCGGGCTGGACCCCAACGGGGCCCGCGAGATGCGCCAGCTCATCCGCGAGGAGAACGAACGCGGTGCGACGGTGTTCTTCTCCTCGCACATCCTCGAACAGGTCGAAGCGATCTGTGATCGCGTCGCGATCCTCAACGAGGGCCGGATCGTCACCGTCGACACCATCGCAGGACTGCGCGACACCGCCGGGACGGCCACACAACTGACGATCCGTGTCGACGCCGTGCCCGAGGATTCGATCGAAGCTATCGAGGTGCTCGAAGGCGTCCACAGCGTGACCGCCACCGGGACGACCGTCACCGTCCGGATCGAGGACGGGAGCAAGACCGCGATCCTCGACGTGCTCGAATCCGCAGGCGCGGAGGTGCTTGACTTCTCGACCGCCGAGACGTCCCTGGAGGAACTGTTCGCGCAGTTCACCACGGAACCCCGGCGTGAGGCGACCGACGCTATACAGGATGCTGCAGTCCAACCGGACACCGAGGACGGCTCCGCGGAGGTGGCCCGATGA
- the pheS gene encoding phenylalanine--tRNA ligase subunit alpha, with amino-acid sequence MKLPETQVAVVEAASATEVRTVESLADELDHKPASITRAAFELEDEGLLDVIESTDESVSLTDEGRTYLEDGLPEIRLYEAALEAADGDPVEMGEVIGASGLEGGAVDIALSNLARKGYGEIDSGEISPDPDADPDADEEVTALEAIESGDADLVAEDTLDQLERRGLIERSERTVRSVQLTDEGVTALMEGIEVAEAVDRLTSELLTSGEWRDVEFSEYNVAADAPDIDGGKHHPLRSMAERVKDVLVGMGFEEMQGPHADAEFWINDCLFMPQDHPARTHWDQFALDVPPMGALPDGVRERVEGAHREGVGEDGQGYHSPWGEEMARQIDLRGHTTSLSARYLSGIAEGDLEPPQRYFSIEKAYRNDEIDATHLLEFFQIEGWVMAEDLSVRDLMGTFTEFYEQFGITDLQFKPTYNPYTEPSFELFGEHPVTGEVVEIGNSGIFRPEMLEPLGVDCDVMAWGLALERLMMLVTGAEDIRDVHGTLVDLDYLRTEEVRY; translated from the coding sequence ATGAAACTCCCGGAAACGCAGGTCGCGGTCGTCGAGGCCGCGAGCGCGACCGAAGTGCGGACAGTCGAATCGCTCGCCGACGAACTCGATCACAAGCCGGCATCGATCACCCGTGCGGCCTTCGAACTCGAAGACGAAGGGCTGCTGGACGTGATCGAATCGACCGACGAATCGGTCTCGTTGACCGACGAGGGGCGGACGTACCTCGAGGACGGGCTCCCCGAGATACGGCTGTACGAGGCCGCACTCGAGGCCGCGGACGGCGACCCCGTCGAGATGGGGGAGGTCATCGGCGCGTCCGGCCTCGAGGGCGGAGCCGTCGACATCGCGCTGTCGAACCTCGCCCGGAAGGGCTACGGCGAGATCGACAGCGGCGAGATCTCGCCCGATCCCGACGCCGACCCGGACGCCGACGAGGAGGTCACAGCCCTGGAAGCGATCGAGAGCGGCGACGCGGACCTCGTGGCCGAAGACACGCTCGACCAGCTCGAGCGACGCGGGCTGATCGAGCGCTCCGAGCGGACGGTTCGATCGGTACAACTCACCGACGAGGGCGTGACGGCGCTGATGGAGGGGATCGAAGTCGCCGAGGCAGTCGATCGGCTCACCTCCGAGCTGCTCACCAGCGGCGAGTGGCGCGACGTGGAGTTCAGCGAGTACAACGTCGCGGCCGACGCCCCGGACATCGACGGGGGCAAGCACCACCCGCTGCGGTCGATGGCCGAGCGCGTCAAGGACGTGCTGGTCGGGATGGGGTTCGAAGAGATGCAGGGGCCACACGCTGACGCCGAGTTCTGGATCAACGACTGTCTGTTCATGCCCCAGGACCACCCCGCCCGCACCCACTGGGACCAGTTCGCCCTGGACGTCCCGCCGATGGGAGCGCTCCCCGACGGCGTTCGCGAGCGCGTCGAAGGTGCCCACCGCGAGGGCGTCGGCGAGGACGGACAGGGCTACCACTCGCCGTGGGGCGAGGAGATGGCCCGACAGATCGACCTGCGCGGGCACACGACCTCGCTGTCGGCCCGGTACCTCTCGGGGATCGCCGAGGGCGACCTCGAGCCGCCACAGCGGTACTTCTCTATCGAGAAAGCCTACCGAAACGACGAGATCGACGCCACCCACCTGCTTGAGTTCTTCCAGATTGAGGGGTGGGTGATGGCCGAGGACCTGTCGGTGCGTGACCTGATGGGGACGTTCACCGAGTTCTACGAGCAGTTCGGGATCACCGACCTGCAGTTCAAGCCCACCTACAACCCCTACACGGAGCCGAGCTTCGAGCTGTTCGGCGAACACCCTGTCACGGGCGAGGTCGTCGAGATCGGCAACTCCGGGATCTTCCGCCCGGAGATGCTCGAGCCGCTGGGCGTCGACTGCGACGTGATGGCCTGGGGGCTGGCCCTGGAGCGGCTGATGATGCTGGTGACCGGCGCGGAGGACATCCGCGACGTCCACGGGACGCTCGTGGATCTGGACTATCTGCGGACCGAGGAGGTGCGTTACTGA
- the pheT gene encoding phenylalanine--tRNA ligase subunit beta → MPTVDIDTDELRELTGYEDKSDEQLRDDLFELGLEYEGETEEGELRFEFEPDRLDRLSVEGVARSLQYHYGDSRGVHVPSTNSAEWTIEVEDVPEERPYVTGAVVRGLDLSQAGFDSLIQLQEKLHATMGRKRAKGAIGVHDLTMLKGEAAVEGGGKTVRYTGVDPDEVRFVPLESDAEMTPAEVIENHHIGTEYGHLVEDMDRVPAIYDSIGLFSFPPVVNGRRTEVTTDSRDLFIEMTGTDQWTIDHMLNIVCYALAARGGTIENVRVEYETAPEEYPAELVRPDLSTTEKTVAHDDIETTLGIDLSAADVIDLLERSGLDGESTETEDGEPAYEVTIPPYRVDVRHPVDVIDDVGRAYGFNELEPRYPDVGTIGGRHERSRLERAVRETLVGLGFQGLLNFHMTDEEQVSGRMNLGDSEDVLGAAEPVQIRNSYSEDYTITRSWLLPSIMQVLENNTHRSYPQDLAEVGWVAHRDDEQNTGVAESRHVAAVLARHEVSFEDGKARLQALVESFGADVETPPTDHPTFISGRTAEIVVDGDAVGVIGEVHPKVLVEYDLELPVVAFEFDIEALR, encoded by the coding sequence ATGCCCACTGTCGACATCGACACCGACGAACTGCGCGAGTTGACCGGCTACGAGGACAAAAGCGACGAGCAGCTCAGAGACGACCTGTTCGAGCTGGGGCTGGAGTACGAGGGCGAGACCGAGGAGGGCGAGCTGCGCTTCGAGTTCGAGCCCGACCGGCTGGATCGCCTCTCGGTCGAGGGCGTGGCGCGCTCGCTGCAGTATCACTACGGCGACAGCCGCGGGGTGCACGTCCCGAGCACCAACAGCGCCGAGTGGACGATCGAGGTCGAGGACGTCCCCGAAGAGCGCCCCTACGTGACGGGCGCGGTCGTTCGCGGGCTCGATCTCAGCCAGGCGGGCTTCGACTCGCTGATTCAACTGCAGGAGAAACTCCACGCGACGATGGGGCGCAAGCGCGCGAAGGGCGCGATCGGCGTCCACGATCTGACGATGCTCAAGGGAGAGGCGGCGGTGGAGGGCGGCGGGAAGACAGTCCGCTATACGGGCGTCGATCCCGACGAGGTGCGGTTCGTCCCGCTGGAGAGCGACGCGGAGATGACCCCCGCCGAGGTCATCGAGAACCACCACATCGGCACGGAGTACGGCCACCTCGTCGAGGACATGGACCGGGTGCCGGCGATCTACGACTCGATCGGTCTGTTCTCGTTCCCGCCGGTCGTCAACGGTCGCCGGACCGAGGTGACGACCGACTCGCGGGACCTGTTCATCGAGATGACCGGCACCGATCAGTGGACGATCGACCACATGTTGAACATCGTCTGCTACGCGCTGGCGGCCCGCGGCGGGACCATCGAGAACGTCCGCGTCGAGTACGAGACGGCACCCGAGGAGTATCCGGCCGAACTGGTCCGGCCGGACCTCTCGACGACCGAGAAGACCGTCGCCCACGACGACATCGAGACGACGCTGGGGATCGATCTCTCGGCAGCCGACGTGATCGACCTGCTGGAACGCTCGGGACTCGACGGGGAGTCGACCGAGACCGAAGACGGCGAGCCGGCCTACGAGGTCACGATTCCGCCCTATCGCGTGGACGTGCGCCATCCGGTCGACGTGATCGACGATGTCGGTCGAGCGTACGGGTTCAACGAACTGGAGCCGCGGTATCCGGACGTGGGGACGATCGGCGGTCGACACGAGCGGTCGCGACTGGAGCGGGCCGTCCGCGAGACGCTAGTCGGGCTTGGGTTCCAGGGCCTGTTGAACTTCCACATGACCGACGAGGAGCAGGTCAGCGGCCGGATGAACCTCGGCGACAGCGAAGACGTGCTGGGGGCGGCCGAGCCGGTTCAGATCCGGAACTCCTACAGCGAGGACTACACCATCACCCGATCGTGGCTGTTGCCCTCGATCATGCAGGTGCTCGAGAACAACACCCACCGGAGCTATCCCCAGGATCTGGCGGAGGTCGGCTGGGTCGCCCACCGCGACGACGAGCAGAATACCGGCGTCGCGGAATCGCGCCACGTCGCGGCCGTGCTCGCACGCCACGAGGTGTCCTTCGAGGACGGCAAGGCCCGCCTGCAGGCGCTCGTCGAGTCCTTCGGAGCCGACGTCGAGACGCCGCCCACAGACCACCCGACCTTCATTTCGGGTCGAACCGCCGAGATCGTCGTCGACGGCGACGCCGTCGGCGTGATCGGAGAGGTCCATCCGAAAGTGCTGGTCGAATACGATCTGGAACTGCCGGTCGTGGCATTCGAGTTCGATATCGAAGCGCTGCGGTAG
- a CDS encoding redox-regulated ATPase YchF, whose protein sequence is MSYRIGLVGKPSVGKSTFFNAATMNDVPEGAYPFTTIDPSVGEAYVRVECAAPEFGHTCTPNHGYCADGVRFVPTKLVDVAGLVPGAHEGKGLGNQFLSDLNETDVLVHVVDFTGETDLEGEPTDDHDPREDIDFLENELDMWYLDVLEKGIDRYHTGYHGAERDIETDLAEQLSAFGITEDEIKQVILALDLALDPDTWDAADREALAREIRIRTKPMVVAANKMDTGAAQDNWERVTADPDYDHLTFVPVSAHAEKALKQGDERGVLEYRPGDRDFEVTADLPEKKAAGLERIRAFVDAYGGTGVQEVLETALFEELGAIAVFPGASSPQDDGTFLQDCFVLPDGSTAEDFAYFLHSDIGDGFLHAHDVRSGRQVGADAELDHRDVIEITTTN, encoded by the coding sequence ATGAGCTATCGGATCGGTCTCGTGGGCAAGCCCTCGGTGGGCAAGTCCACGTTCTTCAATGCGGCGACGATGAACGACGTCCCCGAAGGGGCCTACCCCTTCACGACGATCGACCCCTCGGTGGGCGAGGCGTACGTCCGCGTCGAGTGTGCCGCCCCGGAGTTCGGCCACACCTGCACGCCCAACCACGGCTACTGCGCCGACGGCGTCCGGTTCGTCCCGACGAAACTGGTCGACGTGGCCGGACTCGTCCCCGGTGCCCACGAGGGGAAGGGGCTGGGCAACCAGTTCCTCTCGGACCTGAACGAGACTGACGTGCTCGTCCACGTGGTCGATTTCACCGGCGAGACCGACCTCGAGGGCGAACCGACTGACGATCACGATCCCCGCGAGGATATCGATTTCCTGGAGAACGAACTCGACATGTGGTATCTCGACGTCCTGGAGAAGGGGATCGATCGCTATCACACGGGCTATCACGGCGCGGAGCGGGACATCGAGACCGATCTGGCCGAGCAACTGTCGGCGTTCGGGATCACCGAAGACGAGATCAAGCAGGTCATCCTCGCGCTGGATCTGGCGCTCGATCCCGACACCTGGGACGCGGCCGACCGGGAGGCGCTGGCCCGCGAGATCAGGATCCGGACCAAACCGATGGTAGTTGCGGCCAACAAGATGGACACCGGGGCCGCACAGGACAACTGGGAGCGAGTCACGGCCGATCCCGACTACGACCACCTCACCTTCGTCCCCGTCTCGGCGCACGCCGAGAAGGCACTGAAGCAGGGCGACGAGCGGGGCGTGCTCGAGTATCGGCCCGGGGATAGGGACTTCGAGGTGACCGCGGACCTCCCCGAAAAGAAAGCCGCCGGGCTCGAACGGATCCGGGCGTTCGTCGACGCCTACGGCGGCACGGGCGTCCAGGAGGTGCTGGAAACGGCGCTGTTCGAGGAACTCGGCGCGATCGCCGTCTTCCCGGGCGCGAGCAGCCCGCAGGACGACGGCACGTTCCTGCAGGACTGTTTCGTCCTCCCGGACGGCTCGACCGCCGAGGACTTCGCGTACTTCCTCCACTCCGACATCGGCGACGGCTTTCTCCACGCCCACGACGTCCGCTCCGGGCGCCAGGTCGGTGCCGACGCGGAACTCGACCACCGAGACGTGATCGAGATCACGACGACGAACTAG
- a CDS encoding ABC transporter permease subunit yields MSWAVVAHKDFNDARRSRSLWALSATFLLLALLFAGLYAFVPEVTADEEVSTMGLMTFLSAPVALFVAVAALVVAYKSIAGEAESGSGKLLLSLPHTRADVILGKVVGRSLVLTIPVLVGLVAMLAVVFVGDVTFSAVDYVLFGLVTMLFVLVYVAFYVGISASTTSTARAATLSVLALVFLEFAWDIVPLGAWFVANGFQVPPGLFSGAPMPDWVAFLASMPPSSAYLNAVGGVLTGSMSGAGPWYLSQWASLVVLGIWGIVPLVVGYLRYDRADL; encoded by the coding sequence ATGAGCTGGGCCGTCGTCGCGCACAAGGACTTCAACGACGCTCGCCGGTCGCGCTCGCTGTGGGCGCTCTCGGCGACGTTCCTCCTGCTGGCGTTGCTGTTCGCCGGCCTCTACGCGTTCGTCCCCGAGGTCACGGCAGACGAGGAAGTCTCGACGATGGGGCTGATGACGTTCCTGTCGGCTCCCGTGGCGCTGTTCGTCGCCGTCGCGGCGCTCGTCGTCGCGTACAAGTCGATCGCCGGTGAAGCCGAGTCCGGCTCGGGCAAGCTCCTGTTGAGCCTGCCCCACACCCGCGCTGATGTCATCCTCGGGAAGGTCGTCGGACGCTCGCTCGTGCTGACGATTCCGGTTCTGGTCGGGCTGGTCGCGATGCTCGCGGTCGTCTTCGTGGGCGACGTGACCTTCTCTGCCGTCGACTACGTCCTGTTCGGCCTGGTGACGATGCTGTTCGTGCTGGTCTACGTGGCCTTCTACGTCGGCATCTCGGCCAGTACCACCTCGACCGCCAGGGCGGCCACGCTCAGCGTGCTCGCGCTGGTGTTTCTGGAGTTCGCCTGGGACATCGTTCCGCTCGGCGCCTGGTTCGTCGCCAACGGCTTTCAGGTCCCCCCGGGACTGTTCAGCGGCGCGCCGATGCCCGACTGGGTCGCGTTCCTCGCGAGCATGCCGCCCAGCTCGGCCTACCTGAACGCCGTCGGTGGCGTCCTCACGGGCTCGATGAGCGGTGCCGGTCCGTGGTACCTCTCGCAGTGGGCCAGTCTTGTCGTCCTCGGGATCTGGGGGATCGTTCCCCTCGTCGTCGGCTACCTGCGCTACGACCGTGCCGACCTATAA
- a CDS encoding rhomboid family intramembrane serine protease, with protein sequence MVSLAVAALLVTLSVAAGAVLYYGGWERWRALTADRLVYGLPWGTLIAVALVTAFYLLAQNGLTDWGDPLTLPFVSWSYFYPLGVLTSGFAHGSPAHLVSNMTGTLAFGLVAEYAWGHYPPARRDRDSLLAGDGGWRSRPRVRIALVPAAMFGVALLTGVFSMGPGLGFSGAVFAVAGFAVVAKPRAAIGAVVGSSALDVLYQAVVNPVVTGSISAGGPSPPSWASIAFQAHMLGFAVGAVAAIALLRSRRQWLPPARLFLGTAGFGLALSLWLLVFPGEDVFYLYRAVGVIVVAVLAGLVTVAVSGSDRSIPRLLAVGWLVVLALPFALLAGVLAFSLVVSVSGLVPEVGGIAPFMALLVLAVVVLAVPAVPTALRGQDTRWSSHRNVALLGLGTVGLLLVVPGLLYGPITVDADSVTDTGEVRVGDYLVTYEEDATPGQTLLLLDVENATETTQDGLIVASESRSIWTVTERAESLAFDGEASVNVGGLGWRETVRADRTGWDVTGNESAYAVDLTVDGETTRSFATDPVQADVTIDGHRIGVVPTDDGFEVRVTRDDATVGTAAIPETNETATVGPLTVRTEADDGSTAVVVASDGTSVTVAERETYE encoded by the coding sequence ATGGTCTCGCTGGCTGTCGCCGCCCTTCTCGTGACGCTGAGCGTCGCTGCGGGCGCGGTCCTCTACTACGGTGGGTGGGAGCGGTGGCGCGCGCTCACGGCGGATCGACTCGTCTACGGGCTCCCGTGGGGAACCCTGATCGCCGTCGCGCTGGTCACGGCGTTTTACCTGCTGGCACAGAACGGTCTCACCGACTGGGGCGATCCCCTGACGCTGCCCTTCGTCTCGTGGTCGTACTTCTACCCGCTCGGCGTGCTGACCTCGGGGTTCGCCCACGGTTCGCCGGCCCATCTCGTCAGCAACATGACCGGGACGCTGGCGTTCGGACTCGTCGCGGAGTACGCCTGGGGGCACTACCCGCCGGCCAGACGCGACCGCGACTCGCTTCTGGCCGGCGACGGCGGCTGGCGGTCTCGGCCCCGCGTGCGGATCGCGCTCGTCCCCGCCGCGATGTTCGGCGTCGCGCTGCTGACGGGCGTCTTCTCGATGGGGCCGGGGCTGGGCTTTTCGGGCGCGGTCTTCGCGGTCGCGGGCTTTGCGGTCGTAGCCAAGCCGCGAGCCGCGATCGGGGCCGTCGTGGGCTCGAGCGCGCTGGACGTCCTCTATCAGGCGGTCGTGAACCCGGTCGTCACCGGGTCGATTTCGGCCGGCGGGCCGTCACCGCCGTCGTGGGCGTCGATCGCGTTTCAGGCACACATGCTCGGGTTCGCCGTCGGCGCGGTGGCGGCGATCGCGCTCCTCCGGTCGCGCCGACAGTGGCTCCCGCCCGCCCGGCTGTTTCTCGGTACCGCGGGCTTCGGACTCGCGCTGTCGCTGTGGCTGCTCGTCTTCCCTGGCGAGGACGTCTTCTACCTCTATCGCGCCGTCGGCGTGATCGTCGTCGCCGTGCTGGCCGGGCTGGTGACGGTCGCGGTCTCGGGTAGCGATCGGTCGATCCCGCGGCTGCTCGCGGTCGGCTGGCTAGTCGTCCTGGCGCTCCCGTTCGCGCTTCTGGCCGGCGTGCTCGCGTTCTCGCTGGTGGTTTCGGTCTCCGGACTCGTGCCGGAAGTCGGCGGTATCGCGCCCTTCATGGCACTGCTCGTGCTCGCGGTCGTCGTGCTCGCCGTCCCCGCGGTCCCGACCGCGCTCCGGGGGCAGGACACCCGGTGGTCGAGCCACCGGAACGTCGCGCTGCTCGGCCTCGGGACGGTCGGACTCCTGTTGGTCGTTCCGGGCCTGCTCTACGGCCCGATCACCGTCGACGCCGACTCGGTGACCGACACGGGCGAGGTGAGGGTCGGCGACTACCTGGTGACCTACGAGGAAGACGCCACCCCCGGACAGACGCTGCTCCTGCTGGACGTCGAGAACGCCACGGAGACGACCCAGGACGGGCTGATCGTCGCCAGCGAGTCCCGAAGCATCTGGACGGTCACCGAGCGGGCGGAATCGCTGGCCTTCGACGGGGAAGCGAGCGTCAACGTCGGCGGGCTCGGCTGGCGCGAGACCGTCCGCGCCGACCGGACGGGCTGGGACGTCACCGGCAACGAGTCGGCCTACGCGGTCGATCTGACCGTCGACGGTGAGACGACACGCTCGTTCGCGACCGATCCGGTGCAGGCGGACGTGACGATCGACGGCCACCGGATCGGGGTCGTCCCCACTGACGACGGGTTCGAAGTGCGTGTCACCCGGGACGACGCGACAGTCGGCACGGCAGCAATCCCCGAAACCAACGAGACCGCGACGGTCGGCCCGCTGACGGTCCGGACCGAAGCCGACGACGGATCGACCGCCGTCGTAGTCGCCTCCGACGGGACGAGCGTGACCGTCGCCGAAAGAGAGACGTACGAATAG
- a CDS encoding CopG family ribbon-helix-helix protein: MGSTRVNFRLPESLIEKADVAAEVTHKNRTEIVVEALQDYLETVEDNEKFKEAVVELYLDDEIGFDVLKEFIGRQDAASVRASKTLLDEGEDVADDLAELS, from the coding sequence ATGGGCAGTACCAGGGTCAACTTCCGACTGCCGGAGAGCCTGATCGAGAAGGCGGACGTGGCGGCGGAAGTCACGCACAAGAACCGGACCGAAATCGTCGTCGAAGCACTCCAGGACTATTTGGAGACTGTCGAGGATAACGAGAAATTCAAGGAAGCGGTCGTGGAACTCTATCTCGACGACGAAATTGGGTTTGACGTCCTCAAGGAGTTCATTGGACGGCAGGACGCCGCATCCGTCCGTGCATCGAAAACCCTTCTGGACGAAGGCGAAGACGTGGCCGACGACCTCGCAGAACTGTCGTGA
- a CDS encoding heavy metal translocating P-type ATPase, translating into MTDDEGSPERASDGRRELTAELAVPEMDCPSCAKKVDKSLTRVDGVVDATLQPTTGRVEVVYDPGRTGEADVVAAIENAGYEVVDGGDADDSEASGGVDVAPPSEVWTSSRAIKTWIGAVLLTLGLAFEFVFAWNPVVATVLEQPLTLADTLFLGAIVAAGVPVVRSGYYSAKNLSLDIDLLMGFAIVAAAAIGYFVEAATLAVLFSIAELLEDYAMDRARDSLRELMELSPDEATVRRDGAEVTVPADDVAGGETVIARPGEKIPLDGTVIEGESAVDESPITGESVPVDKTVGEEVYAGSINAEGYLEVEVTSTAGDSTLARIIEMVQGAQQKQTEKEQFVDRFAGYYTPVVVVLAILTAVLPPLLIADPFSVSVGGYAVTFTGDWGTWFVRGLTLLVIACPCAFVISTPVSVVSGITSAAKNGVLVKGGNHLEAMGDIDAVALDKTGTLTRGELAVTDVVSLGSITENEVLGHAAALERRSEHPIAAAIRDHADDVGVDSDALDDLADFESLTGKGVRADLNGTTHYAGKPALFEDLGFDLSHAHVKTDGGATAASTSETRPPEHCEREDCTDLRDETISRLQNEGKTVILVGTEDELLGIVAIADEVRPDARRAVERLHELGVENVVMLTGDNEGTARAIAEQVGVDDYRAGLLPDEKVDAVENLQAEYGEVAMVGDGINDAPALATAEVGIAMGAAGTDTALETADIALMGDDIGKLPYLYSLSHAANGVIRQNIWTSLGVKALLALGVPLGLVSVAVAVVVGDMGMSLGVTGNAMRLSRIAPDR; encoded by the coding sequence ATGACCGACGACGAGGGATCGCCGGAACGCGCTTCGGACGGGCGGCGAGAGCTGACCGCCGAGCTCGCCGTGCCCGAGATGGACTGTCCGTCGTGTGCGAAGAAAGTCGACAAGAGCCTCACACGCGTCGACGGCGTCGTCGACGCCACGCTCCAGCCGACGACCGGCCGCGTCGAGGTCGTCTACGACCCCGGACGCACCGGCGAGGCCGACGTGGTCGCGGCGATCGAGAACGCCGGCTACGAGGTCGTCGACGGCGGTGACGCTGACGACAGCGAAGCGAGTGGCGGGGTCGACGTCGCGCCCCCTTCGGAGGTCTGGACGAGTTCGCGGGCGATCAAGACCTGGATCGGTGCGGTCTTGCTCACCCTCGGACTCGCCTTCGAGTTCGTCTTCGCCTGGAACCCCGTCGTGGCGACCGTCCTGGAACAGCCGCTGACGCTGGCCGACACGCTCTTTCTCGGAGCGATCGTCGCCGCCGGCGTGCCGGTCGTACGGAGCGGCTACTACTCGGCGAAGAACCTGAGCCTGGACATCGACCTGCTGATGGGCTTTGCGATCGTCGCTGCAGCCGCCATCGGCTACTTCGTCGAGGCCGCCACGCTGGCGGTCCTGTTCAGCATCGCCGAACTGCTTGAGGACTACGCCATGGATCGGGCGCGGGACTCCCTTCGGGAGCTGATGGAACTGTCCCCCGACGAGGCGACGGTCCGCAGAGACGGCGCGGAGGTGACCGTCCCCGCCGACGACGTCGCTGGCGGAGAGACCGTGATCGCCCGTCCCGGCGAGAAGATCCCGCTCGACGGCACCGTGATCGAGGGCGAGAGCGCGGTCGACGAGTCGCCGATCACCGGCGAGAGCGTCCCCGTTGACAAGACCGTCGGCGAGGAGGTCTACGCGGGGTCGATCAACGCCGAGGGCTATCTGGAAGTCGAGGTCACGTCGACGGCGGGCGACTCCACGCTCGCGCGCATCATCGAGATGGTCCAGGGCGCCCAGCAGAAACAGACCGAAAAGGAGCAGTTCGTCGACCGATTCGCGGGCTATTACACGCCGGTCGTTGTCGTGCTGGCTATCTTGACAGCTGTGCTTCCACCCCTGCTGATCGCCGATCCGTTCTCGGTCAGCGTCGGGGGATACGCGGTCACTTTCACCGGCGACTGGGGGACGTGGTTCGTCCGCGGGCTCACCCTGCTGGTGATCGCCTGCCCCTGCGCGTTCGTCATCTCGACGCCCGTCTCGGTCGTCTCGGGGATCACCAGCGCCGCGAAGAACGGCGTCCTCGTCAAGGGCGGCAACCACCTCGAGGCGATGGGCGATATCGACGCCGTCGCGCTGGACAAGACCGGGACGCTCACCCGGGGCGAGCTGGCCGTCACTGACGTCGTCTCGCTCGGAAGCATCACCGAGAACGAGGTGCTCGGGCACGCCGCCGCCCTGGAACGCCGGAGCGAGCACCCGATCGCGGCGGCGATCCGGGATCACGCCGACGACGTCGGTGTGGACAGCGACGCGCTCGATGACCTCGCCGACTTCGAGAGCCTGACCGGAAAGGGCGTCCGCGCCGACCTGAACGGGACGACCCACTACGCCGGCAAGCCGGCCCTGTTCGAGGATCTGGGCTTCGACCTCTCGCACGCCCACGTGAAGACTGACGGCGGCGCGACGGCGGCATCGACGTCCGAGACACGACCGCCCGAGCACTGTGAACGTGAGGACTGTACTGACCTCCGCGACGAAACCATCAGCCGCCTCCAGAACGAGGGCAAGACCGTAATCCTGGTGGGAACGGAGGACGAACTCCTCGGGATCGTCGCTATCGCCGACGAGGTGCGCCCGGACGCCCGGCGGGCCGTCGAACGGCTCCACGAACTCGGCGTCGAGAACGTCGTCATGCTGACCGGCGACAACGAGGGAACCGCGCGGGCGATCGCCGAACAGGTCGGCGTCGACGACTACCGCGCGGGCCTCCTGCCCGACGAGAAAGTCGACGCAGTCGAGAACTTGCAGGCCGAATACGGCGAGGTGGCGATGGTCGGTGACGGCATCAACGACGCGCCCGCGCTGGCGACCGCCGAGGTCGGGATCGCGATGGGCGCGGCTGGCACAGACACGGCGCTGGAAACGGCCGACATCGCGCTGATGGGCGACGACATCGGGAAGCTCCCGTACCTGTACTCGCTGTCGCACGCGGCCAACGGCGTCATCCGGCAGAACATCTGGACCAGTCTCGGCGTGAAGGCACTGCTGGCGCTGGGCGTGCCCCTGGGTCTGGTCAGCGTCGCCGTGGCCGTCGTCGTCGGTGACATGGGGATGAGTCTCGGGGTGACCGGCAACGCGATGCGGCTCTCTCGGATCGCGCCCGACCGGTAG